The Luteitalea sp. sequence GGTCGACAGCGTGATGTCGCTTTCCGTCTCCTCGGTGGTCCAGACAGCGCGCGGCTCGCCACCGTCGACTGCCACCTCCCACAGGTCGCCCGAGCGCGCGAAGGAGATCGCCTTGCTGTCGGGACGCCAGGCGAGCGAATCGATCACGTCTTCTACGTACTGCGTAAGGGCGCGAGGCGCCGCAGGGGAGCCCGAGCCGGCGTCGGCCACGAACAGGTTCTGCACGCCTGCACGGTCCCAGATGAATGCCACGCGGCCGCCGTCTGGCGACCAGATGCCCTGCGACGGGTGCTTGATCTCGATCAGATCGTCGATCGTGATTGTCTTCGTCTGTTCGGCTCGAGAGCCGGCCGGCTCGTTGCTTTGCTCGCCTCCGACGAGGCCAAGCGTGCAGGCGAGCGCAACACTGGTGAATTGCGCGCGTGAGGTCACAGTGGCGCGACTCCTTTCTAGAAGGTGAGCTTCAGGCCGAGCCGAGCGATGCGGGGCGACAGGATGGCAATTGGCTGGCCGAAGGTCGGGCCCGCGTTCGGGTTGATGGTGGTCTTGCTCGATTGGTTGAGCAGATTGAACACATCGATCATCGCTTCCAAACGGATTCCGTTCCGGAGCGAGAAGACCTTCGAGCCGCGAAGATCCCACATGGTGACGTTGTCGAGCCGCGTGGTGCCGCGAGGCTCGGCCAGCACGCTAACGTTGCCCTGATTCAGACCACGGAGCTGGACCTGCTTGGTGACCGGCTGGCCCGTGAAGTACCGGAAGTTCGTGCTGATCGTGTAGTCGCGAGGCAGCACATACGTACCGATGATCTTCCCGATGTACGTGCTGTCGAGACCGATGGCCCCCTCCTCACGATTGAGATTCAAGTTGGGATCGTTGAGGTCGTCGTTGAGGCCACGATCGAAGAGCCCCTCGTCTTTGCCGACTGTGAGGCCAGCGAGCAACTGCCAGCGATCCGCCATCCGCTTGGTGACCGTCAGCTCGATGCCGTTGTAGGTGTCATCCAAGCCGTCGGCATGCGTGATGATCCGGTCTGCCAGACCAAGGGTCGCAGGACCCTGATCGAACACCGTGAGAGGACCTTCCGGACCATCGACCTGCACCGGTGTGTAGTCGCTCGGGGTCACCGCGAGGTTGACGCCGCTGAAGCGGCGCCCGTTGTGCCTGCGATAGTATGTCGCGGCGACCGAGAGATTCCGGACGACCTCGCGCTCGATCCCGACAGTGAGCTCGTCCGAGTACGGCTGTTCCAGATCGGGATCGATGCGGTTGACCCGTCCTCCATATGGCCGCGTGGGTGGCCCGAGCTCGTCGAGCTCGGCGACGTCGTTCCCGTTCCGATCGGCCCAGCTCCTGAAGTCGCCCCCGAGATTGTTCGGGTTCACCTGCTCCACGAGGCGGGTGCCCTCTTGCACCATGAACCTGCCGACGAAGCCCTTGAGAGCGGTCTTGCCGTCTCCGGTGAGGTTGTAGGACGCACCGATACGCCACGCGCCGTCGCTCCAGCTTGGGATGTCATCGATGCGGGCAAAGCGCTCCGCCGGAAAGAAGGCGTTGTCCGGACGCGACTGCTCAGGGGCGTACCCAACGAGTCGCTCGAACCGCGCGCCATAGTTGATGGTCAGCCGCTGGGTAACGGCCCACGCATCCTGCACGTAGAGCGCGAGCGTGTCGATGTAGTTCTTCGAGGTGACCGGGGTGTTGTAGGTTTGCACCTCGAGCGGCGCGCCATCGAAGTACCGCAGCACGTAGTCGCCGTTGGCGGCGTAGAAGTTCTGATTGAAGGCACGGCCGAGCTCGAAACCCGTCTTGAACGTGTGGGATCCGGCCCAGTCGTCCACGAAATAGGAGGCCGAGAGGTTGGCTTGGTGTCGAGTGGCTTTGTTCTCGAAGTCGTAGATGGCGGCTCCGTTGAGCGTCTGGCGGACGATGTCCTGTCGCGCGAAGTCGCTCGGGCCCACGTCGTCTTGGTAACGCAGTGGGAAGATGAGGTGAAGGAACCCGTAACGCGCGTCCAGGAACAGCCTCGGCGTGACAACCGACGTCCATTGCGCCTGCGCGATGCTGGCCGGCTCGATCTGACGCCAAGAGGCCTGTTCCTCCACCAGATCGCCCGTGGGGCGGCGGAAGAAGCGATTCTGATAGTTGAAGCTGTAATCTGCGCTCAGCTTGTTCTGGTCGTTGATCTGCGCCGTCACCTTGCCGAGGACGTTGGACTGGTGGTTGATGTCTGCGGCGGGCGAGCCGTCCGGCCGCAGGATGCCGAGCACGCCCGTGTTGATGTCGAAGCGCCGATACGAGGAAAAGAACCAGATCTTGTCGCGGCGAATCGGACCGCCGGCGTGCGCATTGAAGTCGTAAATGAAGTTGATGGGATTGCCACTCGAGGCGCCCAGCTCGCGCAGCTCGTCGGTGACGTTGTCGCCTTGAAACGAGTCGTCTTCCCAGAAGATGCTCGACCCGCCGGCGAAGCGGTTGCCACCGGACCTCGTCACCATGTTCATGTACACGCCGCCGGTGGCGACCTCCGCTGGCGCGCCGTTGGTCATCACGTTGATCTCGGCCATGCTGTCGTGATCGAAGTAGAACGCCGTGGCGCCACCGTTGCCGCCAGGCCAGTTCAACTTCAGGCCGTTGATGGCGTACTCCTGTTGGCCGGCCGCGGACCCGTGGACCTGCATCACACTCTGCTGGGCACTTGCCGTCCCGCCGACGTTGAACGTGCTCATCGTCGCACCCGGCACCTGTTCGACGGTCGACCAGATCTCACGCGCCTGCGGGATATTGGCGAGCAGATCGGCGTCGAAGTTCGTGCCCTTGCTCGTGCTCTTGACATCGACGGCCGGCGATTGACCAGAGACGGTCACCGCCTCCGTGACGGAGGCGACCGTGAGCGCTTGGTCGACGCTCGTGACCACGGCGACGTTGACGCGGATGCCGGCACGCTCGACCGGCTGGAAACCATCGAGCTCGAAGCGTACCGTGTAGACGCCGGGTGGCAACGCGATGACGCTGTACGTTCCCTGCTCGTTCGTGGCGGTTGACTGCGACCGAATGAGCGCCGGGCTCTCGAGCGTCACCGTCACACCTGGCAGGATGGCGCGCTGCTCATCACTGATGAGGCCCGTGATGGTGCCGGTTTGAGTTTGTGCGACCACCGGTGCGGTGGTTGCCAAGATGCCCGCGGTGAGCACGAGCAGACGGAGCGAGATCGAGCGCAGCATACACGCCTCCCCCGGGTGGCAGGTCTCGTAGGGACTATACGACGGCGCGGCACGGAATGCTGACGGCTGAGTATGGGCCCCACGGAACGTCAACCCAGACCCGGCGACGAGATCGCGCACGGTGCGTGACAACGACGACATCGCCGGGAGGCGCCTGCCGAGCCACTTGCCCGGCGGTAGCGACAGTCAGGATAGGCAAATAAAAAGCGAAAGTCAATCGGAACCCTCTATACTGCGCGGACGCGCGTCGAGCGCGCGCAGGAGGGAAGCGGGTGCTGGAGCTCATCGAAGCGGGGAACGCGTGGCTCAATGGTCTCGTCTGGGGTTGGCCCACGATTGGGTTGCTCCTTGGAACGGGCATCCTCCTGACGATCGTCACCAGGGCAGTTCAGTTTCGTTATCTTGGCGTCGCGCTCCGCGAAGTGCTCGGCAAGCTCACGCAAAAGGGCCAGGGGCGCGGTAGTGTGTCGCCCTTCCAGGCAGTAGCGACCGCGCTCGCCTCGACGGTGGGCGTTGGCAACATCGCGGGTGTCGGCACCGCGATCGCGATCGGCGGACCTGGCGCGCTGTTCTGGCTGTGGGTTTCGGGCCTGCTCGGGATGTGCACGAAGTTCGCCGAGATCGTCATTGCCCTCCACTATCGCGAGCCGGACGCCGCCGGCGTGATGCGCGGCGGCGCGATGTACACGTTGAAGAACGGGCTCGGAGTGCCGTGGCTGGGCACGATCTTCGCGGGCCTCGTCTCGCTGGCGGCGTTCGGGATCGGCAACATGGTGCAGGCCAACTCGGTTGCCGATAGCCTGCGCGCGACGTTCGGCGTCGCCCCGTGGTTGACTGGCGTGGCGCTCGCGCTGGTCACGGCCGCCGTCATTCTCGGCGGCATTCGCCGCATCGGAGAGGTGACGGAGATTCTCGTCCCGGGCATGGCGTTGTTCTACCTGGGCGGCGCGCTCGTCATTCTGGGGCGTCACGTCACGGAGATACCGGCCGCGCTCGGCTTGGTCTTCGACGGCGCGTTCAGCGGAACGGCGGCTACCGGCGGCTTTGCCGGCGCCACGATCATGATGGCCCTGCGCTTCGGCGTGGCGCGCGGGCTCTTCTCGAACGAGGCGGGCCTCGGCAGCGCGCCCATGGTCCATGCTGCCGCGCAGACCGACCATCCGGTGCGTCAGGGGCTCTACGGAATCTTCGAGGTGTTCGTCGACACATTGCTCGTGTGCACGACGAGCGGTCTGGTCATCCTGGTGACGGGCGCCTGGAGCTCCGGGGAAACCGGCGCTGCGCTGTCCGGTCAGGCATTCTCCCTCGGACTGCCCGGAACTTGGGGCAACATCGTCGTTACGACAAGCCTCGTCCTGTTCGCGTTTTCGACGGTGATTGGCTGGAGCTACTACGGCGAGACTGGGATCGTGTACCTATTCGGTGCAGGGGCGGCAGTACCCTACCGTCTGGTCTGGCTCCTCTTCATCTTCCTCGGTGCAGTGGGCTCGCTGCACCTCGTCTGGGACATCGCGGATACGCTGAACGGCCTCATGGCGATTCCGAATCTGATCTCCGTGCTAGCGTCGCTCCCGCTCCTACTGCGGTTGCAACGCGAGTTCTTCGGGAAGCGCGGTTCCTGAGTTGTGGGAGTACGAGACATGCGATCCATCGGCGCTGTCCTCCTAGTGGCGTTGACCGGCGTGAGCGTGCCTTTCGTCGCACAGACGCCCGATCCCGTCGGCGACGTGCCAATGTTCAGCGGCCGGGATCTCTCTGGCTGGGTGAACATCAATTGCGCTCCGGATACGTGGTCCGTTGAAGATGGCATCGTGCACTGTACGGGCGCGCCCATTTGCGAGCTGCGCACCGACCGCATGTACGAGAACTTCATCCTCGAGCTGGAATGGCAGCACCTGAAGCCGAAGGGCAACGCGGGTGTCTTCGTGTGGGCCGATGCGTTGCCTGCGCGCGGCGGGCCGTTCTTGCGGGCGGTCGAGGTGCAAGTGCTGGACGGGAGCGAGACGGCGAATTCTACCAGCCATGGCGACGTATTCGCGATTCACGGTGCTCGAATGACGCCAGACCGTCCGCACCCGGCTGGATGGATGCGCAGCCTCCCGAGCGAGAAGCGCGCGCGTCCAGCAGGGCAGTGGAATCACTACCGCATCACCGCGAACAACGGAACCGTCAAACTGGCCGTCAACGGCAAGGAGGTGTCTGGCGGCTACGACATCACGCCGCGGAAGGGCTACATCGCCCTCGAATCGGAAGGGTCGCTTGCGCTATTCCGGAACGTCCGGATCAAGGAGCTGCCGGCCTCGAGCGGACTGAAACCTGATGAGGTCGCTCGACCAGACGAGGGTTTCGTTTCACTCTACAACGGTAAGGACTTGAGCGGATGGCGCCCGGTCGCGCGCACCCGCTCGGCTTGGTACGCGAAGGATTGGACGATCGTGTACGCGGGAGCGAATGGCGCAGCGTCCGGGGCCCTCTGGAGCGAGGAGGAGTACGGCGACATCGTCCTCATGGTGGACTGGCGGTACACCAGCGAGCGCGGGCCTGACGTGATGCGGGCGTTGGCGCCCGGCGAGGGTTGGTCTCCACCTCGAGGGGCACGCGTCGCCGTCGTGCCGCGACCGCTGCCAAGTGGCGACCGCGGCGCCTGGCATCGCGCGCTGGTCACCATGAAGGGACAACGCCTCACGGTGGATGTGGACGGGCACACACTCGTGGACAATGTCGAGCAGCCGGGTGTCCCTGAGCGTGGCCCCTTCCTCATTCAATCAGGTGAGGCGGCCATGGAGCTCGCGAACATCTTCGTCAAACGACTCGACTGAGCGCTGAACCTCTTAGGGCCTGTCAGGGAATAAGTGCACCATTCTGGCTGCCGATGCATCCCGTCTGGCAGCGTTGCTCGTCGCTTACATACTCCCGGTATGCGCACACTCCTCGCGCCTTGCCAGACGGGCGCCTCGACACCCAGAACGGCACACTTATTCCCTGACAGGCCCTCAGCGCCCGGGCGACAGGTACTTTGCGAGAAACGCATAGACCTCCGCACGTGACTCGCGTGCCAGCTTCGTGTCGAGGCGGTTGAACGCATGCCCCCCCGGCGCGTCCTCGTACACCTTCGACTCGAACGACTTGCCTGCCGCCTTCAGCGCCGCGATCAGGTGCGCGACCTCCATGACGTTCACATCCTCGTCGTTCGAGTTCGTGTGAAGCAGAAGGGGCGTCTGGAGCTTGTCGACGTGATAGACGGGCGACCGCTTTCGGTACTCCATCGGGTTATCGACCGCCTCTTTGCCGATGAACCCAGCAAAGAGGTCGCGATAGCGTTGTGACTTGTACCCCATGCGCTGAACGAGGTCGCTCACCGGCACGCCGGCGTAGGCGACTTGATAGGCCGAGGGCCACCGAAAGACGTTGAACAACGTGTGGAAGCCGCCATGGCTCCAGCCGAGAATTCCGACGCGCGTCGGGTCGGCCTGGGTCAGATTCTCCACCGCCCAGTTGCGCGCCGCGTAGGTGTCGTCGATCTCGGTTCCACCATAGTCAATCTGATCGTAGAAGCCGCCGCCGTACCCCGTGCTTCCGCGATACTCTGGTGCGACCACGATGTAGCCCTGATCGATCAGCTCGCGGACTATGTGGGCGTTGCCGGTGTCGAAGTCGCCGTGCACGCCGCCGTGAACGAAGACGAGGAGAGGCGCCTTGGACGAAGCGTCGAGCGACTTCGGCACGAACGTGTACGCGTAGATGATGAGCGGGTTGCCCGCACCCTGGCCGGTGGGATTGTCCATCCGCACCGGGGCGCTGGTGAGCCGCACCTTGTCGATGGCGGCAACCTCTCCGAGGCGGAAGTGCCACAGCACGTCGTCGATTTTCTTCTCCAGAGCGTCGAACCGATGTGAAGTCGCACGCTGACTCCGCACCAACTGCCTCAGCTCTGCCAACTCGTCGGCGGGTTCCGGATCGGGCTGTGCGAAGGCGGGCGACACACAAACGAGAACAGCGACGGACACGACCAACGGCGCAACGCGGTGCATCAAGAGTACCTCCGCCGCTCATCATGCACTATTCGGGCCCGACGCCGTAACTCCCGGTATTCTTCCTCCTCGCGCCTTGCGGGCCGGGCGCCTCGGCGCCCTCGGTGCGTGGCCGTATTTATGCACCGGACCACTGAGGCCGCGCCCTACCAATCCACGACGGAGCCATCGTCTTCGTCGTAGCTCTCGGGGTTGCGCCAGTCATGGCCGATCTTGTCGGCCATCGCGTTCTCGTCGAGCTCGACCCCGAGACCAGGACCGGTCGGCAGATCGAGATAGCCTTCCCGCACGGTAAACGGCTTCGTCAGGTAACCCTCGCCCAGTGAGACCTGTTCCTGGATGAGGAAGTTGTTGATCGACGCCGCCAATTGAACGCCGGACGCCAGTGAGATCGGCCCCAGCGGATTGTGCGGGGCAATCGCGGCGTAATACGCCTCGGCCATGCCCGCGATG is a genomic window containing:
- a CDS encoding amino acid carrier protein; translation: MLELIEAGNAWLNGLVWGWPTIGLLLGTGILLTIVTRAVQFRYLGVALREVLGKLTQKGQGRGSVSPFQAVATALASTVGVGNIAGVGTAIAIGGPGALFWLWVSGLLGMCTKFAEIVIALHYREPDAAGVMRGGAMYTLKNGLGVPWLGTIFAGLVSLAAFGIGNMVQANSVADSLRATFGVAPWLTGVALALVTAAVILGGIRRIGEVTEILVPGMALFYLGGALVILGRHVTEIPAALGLVFDGAFSGTAATGGFAGATIMMALRFGVARGLFSNEAGLGSAPMVHAAAQTDHPVRQGLYGIFEVFVDTLLVCTTSGLVILVTGAWSSGETGAALSGQAFSLGLPGTWGNIVVTTSLVLFAFSTVIGWSYYGETGIVYLFGAGAAVPYRLVWLLFIFLGAVGSLHLVWDIADTLNGLMAIPNLISVLASLPLLLRLQREFFGKRGS
- a CDS encoding DUF1080 domain-containing protein, whose amino-acid sequence is MRSIGAVLLVALTGVSVPFVAQTPDPVGDVPMFSGRDLSGWVNINCAPDTWSVEDGIVHCTGAPICELRTDRMYENFILELEWQHLKPKGNAGVFVWADALPARGGPFLRAVEVQVLDGSETANSTSHGDVFAIHGARMTPDRPHPAGWMRSLPSEKRARPAGQWNHYRITANNGTVKLAVNGKEVSGGYDITPRKGYIALESEGSLALFRNVRIKELPASSGLKPDEVARPDEGFVSLYNGKDLSGWRPVARTRSAWYAKDWTIVYAGANGAASGALWSEEEYGDIVLMVDWRYTSERGPDVMRALAPGEGWSPPRGARVAVVPRPLPSGDRGAWHRALVTMKGQRLTVDVDGHTLVDNVEQPGVPERGPFLIQSGEAAMELANIFVKRLD
- a CDS encoding prolyl oligopeptidase family serine peptidase produces the protein MHRVAPLVVSVAVLVCVSPAFAQPDPEPADELAELRQLVRSQRATSHRFDALEKKIDDVLWHFRLGEVAAIDKVRLTSAPVRMDNPTGQGAGNPLIIYAYTFVPKSLDASSKAPLLVFVHGGVHGDFDTGNAHIVRELIDQGYIVVAPEYRGSTGYGGGFYDQIDYGGTEIDDTYAARNWAVENLTQADPTRVGILGWSHGGFHTLFNVFRWPSAYQVAYAGVPVSDLVQRMGYKSQRYRDLFAGFIGKEAVDNPMEYRKRSPVYHVDKLQTPLLLHTNSNDEDVNVMEVAHLIAALKAAGKSFESKVYEDAPGGHAFNRLDTKLARESRAEVYAFLAKYLSPGR